The region GCGTAGCCAGCCTTCAGTGGCCTTCGCTTTGTTATACTTTGCCGTAGAGTTGTGGCCGCTAACCCCACACTTTTAGCGCAGTTCGGAGCCAGTCACCGTTGAAGAATAGAAGTCCCTTTTCCCCGTCGTTCTGCGCGCAGTTGTTCTGCGGCCTCGTAATCGCCTTTGTCACTCTGGGGCTTACCTCCTGCGGGACGCGGTACTACAAGTTCCGCGACTATACCTTCGCGAACCGTCCCGTTCCGCCAAGCAAGCTGAGCACCCGTGTTCTGGTCAGCATCACGGTCAACGGAGCCCAGGGCGCTCTGCAGATGATTGATGCCGAAAGAGACATTCGCAACAGCATCTTTAATCCGAACTCGACCTTTCCCATCTCCGGGTATGCCTCGGGGTATCCCAACATGATCTTCAACTTCCCGGAACAGGTGCTGGGCTATGTCTACTCCAACTCCGACGGAAGCCTTACGCGGATCGACTATGGCAAAGAGGCGGTTGCCGGTGACGGCGGAAAATTGCCGGCAAAAGCAGATTCGGTGGCGGTTCCCATCAACTTCAAACATGTGTACGCTGCGGTCTCGTCGCTTGGTGTCCTGACCGTCATCGACAACACCAATGGGCAGACGTACTACCTGAATCTGCCGAACGTGTATCGCGTTGCGGTCAACCAGGGCGACTCCGTGGTGCTGGCGATGGTGCGGAACTCGAATACGCTCTACCGGCTGCTGCGTCTGAATCAGAACCAGGCAGCGGTACCCGGAGCGGTCGACTGTCAGCCTTATGCCGTTCCCGTATGGTGTGTAGTGCCAGTGCAAGACAGCGCCAGCAAGCCGAGCCTCGACCGGCCTGTAGGAGCCTACTTCTCACTCGACGGCACAACAGCTTATGTTCTGAACTGCGGACCGGAGTGCGGCGGAAATACCGCCGGCCTCACCACAATCCCGCAGGATGCGCTGCGCGTGGATAACTACCCGACTTCGACGCCCTACAACTCCCCTGTTACAGGAAGTATTGCCGTGCCTGGAGGCGTAACCAGTGTCCTTGCCGATGGCACAACACTCTATATAGCGGGGCAGCAATTGCAGCCGGACGGCTTATTTGCGGGCGTCCTATCAACGTTGGATCTCAACACCAACACCGTCACGGGGCAGTATTCCATCTCCGATGGTTATCACAGCAAGATGCTTCTGGGCGATGACAACACCCTTTGGATCGGGTCGCAGGGCTGCGCTACCGGAGAGCGGGCCAAGCTGAAACAGAACTACAACTGCCTGACGCGATATGATATCGGCGCGAAGTCCGCGAAGGTCGTTCCGGATGTCAATCCGAACGATTCGAATTCGAGTGTGCCGTACCCCAATGCCAACGAAAACAAGTACTACTATGGCGACCTGACCGGCCTGTGCTGGGTGCAGGGTTGGCACAAGATGTACACGGCCTACGGTGGTCAGGTACATGCCTTCAACACTGTTGACGGATCGGAGATCAACAATAAGCAGTTTACGGTCCAGGGAACGGCGCTTGACGTCGCCTTCATGGATGCAGCCACTAATTCTGCGAACTAACCGCTCAGGCCGGGAAGACAAAAGGATGGGAGATCGGCTTCGATCTCCCATCCTTCTTTGAGGACTTTATGATCGACATCCTCGCTATTGCCGCACATCGTGACGACGTGGAGCAGACCTGCGGAGGAACCCTGCTGGCAATGCACGAACGCGGCTGGAAGACGGGCATCCTCGACCTGACGCAGGGTGAAGCCGGAACGCGGGGTACGGCCGAGGAGCGACGTGCGGAGGCGGAAGAGGCGGCCAGGATTCTGCATGTCAGCCACCGCGAGGCGCTGGACCTGCCCGATGGCAACGTGGAGAATACGCTTGCAAACCGCATCAAGATCGCCGCGGTTCTTCGACGGCTTCGACCTCGCGTTGTCATTCTTCCTTACTGGGCGGGGCGGCATCCGGACCACTACACCTCGGCAACCCTGGGCTACGAAGCATGCTTTGTCAGCGGTCTCAGTAAGCTGGAGATTCCGGGAATCGATCTACCGCCGCACCGCCCTTATAAGATCCTCTATGCCTCGCTCTATGCAGACGTGCGCCCATCGTTTGTAGTCGACATCACGCCGCACATCGAACAACGCTTGCAGTCGCTGCTCGCATACCGCTCTCAGTATGCAAATCAGCAGGCTGGAGGTGGGCTCTTCGTTCCTGAGGAAGACATTCGCGAGCGAACATTTGCCACGGCACGCCATTATGGTCTGCTCGCCGGGGTACGTTATGCCGAGCCCTTTGTCCAGAAGGAAGTGGGCCTCGTCCCGGATCTGATGGAACTTCCAGTCCAGTCGATCTGATTCTGCATTTTGGCGCTAGAAACTCTCAGAGGCGCTTCTATTGCCGCCTGGTTCTGACGTGCCGTAGTTGCCCGGCCAATCGGGCGCTGCCACAGCGACCCGGTTCTTGCCTGAGCGCTTGGCCTGATATAACGCCGAGTCACTGTCCTCTACCAGGTTCTGCCAGTTCAGACCGGAGACATCGGAGGAGGCGACCCCGAGGCTGGCCCGCGTCTGGATAATCTCTCCGTGATAGCGGATGACAAGATCGTAGATCTCCTCCCGGAGCCTTTCGGCGACGTGCACGGCATCGTGGATGGAACTGTCCGGCAGCACGACGCAGAACTCGTCGCCTCCAATCCTGGCGACCGAATCACGCGCCCGAACCGCCTCCTGCAGAATTCCGCCGATCGCCTGCAGGACGATATCTCCGCATGTATGCCCCTTGGTGTCATTCACTCCCTTCAGGCCATCAAGGTCCAGCATCACTACTGCCAGACTCGAGTTCATGCGGCGGCAGTGCTGAATTTCTTTGAGGGCAGTCCGTTTGAGGGCCCAGCGGTTCAGGAGACCGGTAAGATCATCGACCTGTGCTCTCCACAGCAGTTCCACGCGCAACTTCGTTGTCGAAAGCGACATAAATCCGAAGGCAGTTGCCGTCGTGGTCATTAAGCAAGCTAATTGCCAGAGTAACGCACTACGGACGGCGTCTGCTATTCCTCCGGTCCAGACGTCAGCCGCATTGGCCAGGCCTCGCAAAAGCAGCAGAATGGCGTAGCCCACGAGCACGAAACCCGTAAACCACCCAAAGGCGCGTCCCTCTTCCTCAGAGGATCGAAATATCAGGAGAGCAATAAAAACCGTCAAAATCGAAAGAGCGATCAGAAGGACGGTTTTCGGCAGGCTTGGCTGAACTGGAAAGATAAGAAAAGAGACCAGGCACACAGTAACACCCACTGCGAGTGCCACCTGAAGACGCGGAAACAGCATCTTGCTTTCCAGAAGAGCGGCGAAGCTTTGATGGAGCATCATAAGTCCCGTCAGGGACAATATTCCGGCGATAACTCCCACTTGAGCTGCCGATGAAGAGTGTAGCCACCCAATGCCGAGCACGAGCATAGCTGTGCCACGGCAGAGGTTCGCTCCGGCGAACCATGCGGCCCCTCGTACCCCTCCCACAGACCTGGCATTCAACAGCATTACGCCTGCGCATAATGCAAACAGTAGTACATTCGCAAGAACCAGCGTCGTCGTGTCCATCGTACCTGCCGTCCGGGCCAATTCACCCGGATCCTGTTCGGTCTTCTCTCAGGTAAAGAAGAATGACTGACCCCATGTTCTCCTCTTTGTTGGCCCCCAATTGAAGCTGGCCCCCAGTGAGGCTCATTAAACTGCCGGACGCCGAGCATATACCCTGTGTTTGAAAATCCAAAGCGTGAATTTAGATGCGTGTCTTCTATTTGTGAAGGGTAGTTCGAACAAACTCCAGCATCGCCTCCGTGACATACACAGGCGGCCGCATCGCAAGTATGGGGATTCCAGCGATGAGCTTCAGAGAAATCCCCTTCCATTCCGGCCTGCCCAGGGCTCCCTCGGCGACCAGCACAGCATCGGCCCGATCCAGGAACAAACGAGCAGAATCCTTAAAGTCCACCACTGCCGGATCAAGGACACTGAGATAAAGGTCAGGATGAATGAACCTGAGGATGCTGTTCGATTCGAGAATCGCATTCTCAGTGTGTTCAAGCTCCCTGCGAATTCGGGGCATGGCTTCGGCAAGATCGCCGGTCCTCGTTCTTACCCACAGGGATCGGATTGCGCCTGCGTTCAGGTAGCGAGAGGAATCTGTACCGCTGGTTCGATCGCGCTCCTCGGTGATTGCAAGGGTATGCTCGGCGGTCACACAATCACAGGGCTCGCCATTGGCGGAACACATTCCGTGGCCAAACTGGGTGATTTTGAAGGCGGTCCACTGCATCTTCGGCAGTCCACGAATAATGCCCTCCACCACGCTGGTCTTGCCGATGTTCCGGGAGTGCCCACCAACCACGACGACCGCCATACGGCACCTTCCTCTACGCGCGTTCTCCAACACGCTTCAGGCGAGCCAGGTCACGGAGATATTCCTTGAGCGGCCGCGCCGGCCTGCCCCAGAAGACTTCACCCTTGCCATGCATCTTCTTGCCGCTCAGAACGCCCGCTCCGCCCCCCAGAATCACGCCCTCACCCACCGTCGCGTGCTCACCGATTCCCACCTGCCCGCCGAGAATTGCGCCGTCCTCCACAACGGAGGAGCCGGAGATTCCTGTTTGCGCGGCGATGACAACATTTCTTCCGATAACGCAGTTATGCCCGATGTGCACAAGATTGTCGATCTTGGTCCCGTGCCCAATCCGTGTCTCGCCCAGGGCTCCCCGGTCGATGGTGGTATTGGCCCCAATCTCGACTCGGTCTTCAATAACAAGACAGCCCTGCTGGGGAAATAAGACGTACTCTCCTGTCTCAGGATTCGGCGCATATCCGAAGCCCGTGGAGCCCAGCACAGATCCGGCCTGTACGACAACCTCATCGCCGACCGTGACACCGGAGTAGATGGTGACCCTGGCATCGATGCGGCAATCCTTCCCGATCGAGATTCCGTCCTCTAGGACGACACCTGGACCGATCCAGGTGCCTGGCCCAATACTGACGTCTCTACCAACGATAGCTGTAGGGTGGACTCCGGGCGCAGATGTCTTCCCGCCGAGTCGCTGCGCGAGTACGGAAAAGGCATACCTGGCATCGCGGACCCACAACAAGCGTGAGTCGTGAGGCTCCGGGACGATCTTCTGCAGCTTGCCGCTGGCCAGGATCAGTCCAGCATGTGAAGAGAGGGCGGACTGTAGGGTCATGGAGTCCGTGGCAAAGACGGCACTCTCTTTTGTCGCGGCGTCGATGCTGGTAACGCGGATGATCTCGGTTGGAATGTCAGGGTTCTGCACGGTTACTTCTATCCACGACGCGATCTCGCTCAGGTTTGCCATCTCAATAGATTCCCTCTTCTCCGGCAGGCCTCGTCTTCCATCGGCGGTGCATCCATAACCACTGTTCAGGATAACGCCGGATATAGCTTTCAATTACCGACGTAAACATAGCCGTGTTGCTTACCGCATCTGCTTCGGCGTCTCCCGTACACTTCACCGGAAGCTCCGGGCCAAAGTGAAGGACATAACGCTGCTCGGACTTCTCCCACAAGAGAAACCCTGGAACCACAGCAGCTCCAGTCCTGGCAGCCACGCGCGCCATCCCGCTGGCCGTGCAGGCCTGGGTTCCAAAGAAGGGGACAAAGACCCCCTGTGGAGGCGTCATGTTCGTATCCATCAAAATACCTACGGTCTCGCCTGCGCGCATTGAAGCGATCAGGCCGCGGGCGAAGTCATCCTTGTGGAGAACCCGATTGCCGTGCAGACAACGGATTCGATTGACGAAGCGATCCACCAGCGGATTATCCAGACGCCGGATGACCATCCCCATGGGGTAACCCATCAACGAATGGTAAAAGCTCGACAGCTCCCAGGCTCCCAGGTGACCTGTCAGGACAAGGACACCTTTGCCGCGGTCGCGTGCCCTCAGATAATTCTCAAGCCCTTCGTAGCGGATAAAGCGGCTGGCCTGTTCCGGCGTGTAATGCTGCATCCGGCAGAACTCGGCCAGAAGGTAACCCAGGTTGCGGTAAAGCTCTTTAAGGAGCTGTTTTCTGCGCTGCCGCTGCACCTCCGGAAAAGCAAGCTGCAGATTCCGCATCCCTACGCTACGGAGCCGACCGAGAGCATAGTAAGCCAGTTCTCCAATAGCGGCTCCGGCAGCGCGTGCCAGGCCACGGGGCAACGCGCCGAGCGTCCTGACCATGGCCCACACGGCTGCAAACTCCGCTTTTTCGCGCAACGTCGCCGTGATCGCCGGTGGCTCCTTTTCTCTCAAATCGTTCAAGCCATCAGTCTAAACGCAGCATTCCGGATTTTTACAAAGACGCCACAATGCTAGACGACACCTGTCGAGAGGCTGGTGCAGACGACAGTATCAGTTCGTGCGATAGTTGCTGAACTGCAGCTCTACCCCGTAGTCT is a window of Edaphobacter sp. 12200R-103 DNA encoding:
- a CDS encoding UDP-3-O-(3-hydroxymyristoyl)glucosamine N-acyltransferase codes for the protein MANLSEIASWIEVTVQNPDIPTEIIRVTSIDAATKESAVFATDSMTLQSALSSHAGLILASGKLQKIVPEPHDSRLLWVRDARYAFSVLAQRLGGKTSAPGVHPTAIVGRDVSIGPGTWIGPGVVLEDGISIGKDCRIDARVTIYSGVTVGDEVVVQAGSVLGSTGFGYAPNPETGEYVLFPQQGCLVIEDRVEIGANTTIDRGALGETRIGHGTKIDNLVHIGHNCVIGRNVVIAAQTGISGSSVVEDGAILGGQVGIGEHATVGEGVILGGGAGVLSGKKMHGKGEVFWGRPARPLKEYLRDLARLKRVGERA
- a CDS encoding GGDEF domain-containing protein, with the translated sequence MLFPRLQVALAVGVTVCLVSFLIFPVQPSLPKTVLLIALSILTVFIALLIFRSSEEEGRAFGWFTGFVLVGYAILLLLRGLANAADVWTGGIADAVRSALLWQLACLMTTTATAFGFMSLSTTKLRVELLWRAQVDDLTGLLNRWALKRTALKEIQHCRRMNSSLAVVMLDLDGLKGVNDTKGHTCGDIVLQAIGGILQEAVRARDSVARIGGDEFCVVLPDSSIHDAVHVAERLREEIYDLVIRYHGEIIQTRASLGVASSDVSGLNWQNLVEDSDSALYQAKRSGKNRVAVAAPDWPGNYGTSEPGGNRSASESF
- a CDS encoding lysophospholipid acyltransferase family protein; the encoded protein is MVRTLGALPRGLARAAGAAIGELAYYALGRLRSVGMRNLQLAFPEVQRQRRKQLLKELYRNLGYLLAEFCRMQHYTPEQASRFIRYEGLENYLRARDRGKGVLVLTGHLGAWELSSFYHSLMGYPMGMVIRRLDNPLVDRFVNRIRCLHGNRVLHKDDFARGLIASMRAGETVGILMDTNMTPPQGVFVPFFGTQACTASGMARVAARTGAAVVPGFLLWEKSEQRYVLHFGPELPVKCTGDAEADAVSNTAMFTSVIESYIRRYPEQWLWMHRRWKTRPAGEEGIY
- the bshB1 gene encoding bacillithiol biosynthesis deacetylase BshB1 — encoded protein: MIDILAIAAHRDDVEQTCGGTLLAMHERGWKTGILDLTQGEAGTRGTAEERRAEAEEAARILHVSHREALDLPDGNVENTLANRIKIAAVLRRLRPRVVILPYWAGRHPDHYTSATLGYEACFVSGLSKLEIPGIDLPPHRPYKILYASLYADVRPSFVVDITPHIEQRLQSLLAYRSQYANQQAGGGLFVPEEDIRERTFATARHYGLLAGVRYAEPFVQKEVGLVPDLMELPVQSI